A section of the Mesorhizobium loti genome encodes:
- the phoU gene encoding phosphate signaling complex protein PhoU, translated as MQSVHIMSAYDEELKYLSKRIAAMGGHAERMVEQAVAALVNADPGLAQKVIRDDAVLDEGQREIDDKAIIIIAKRQPMATDLREIVGAIRISADLERVGDLGKNVAKRVVAVTDGRQPTSLFRGLEALANLALTQLKEVLDVYASRSVDKIGFVRDRDDQIDAMYTSLFRELLTYMMEDPRNITPCTHLLFCAKNIERIGDHATNIAETIYYIVTGDQMPAERPKGDKTDKISLSATLPAK; from the coding sequence ATGCAGTCCGTGCACATCATGAGCGCCTATGACGAGGAGCTGAAATATCTGTCGAAGCGCATCGCCGCTATGGGCGGCCATGCAGAGCGCATGGTCGAGCAGGCGGTCGCCGCTCTCGTCAATGCCGATCCGGGACTGGCCCAGAAAGTCATTCGCGATGACGCCGTGCTCGATGAAGGGCAGCGCGAGATCGACGACAAGGCGATCATCATCATCGCCAAACGCCAGCCGATGGCGACGGACCTGCGCGAGATCGTCGGCGCCATCCGCATCTCCGCCGATCTCGAACGGGTCGGCGACCTCGGCAAGAATGTCGCCAAGCGGGTGGTCGCCGTCACCGACGGCCGTCAGCCAACCAGCCTGTTTCGTGGCCTGGAGGCGCTGGCCAACCTGGCGCTGACGCAGCTCAAGGAAGTGCTCGACGTCTATGCCTCGCGCTCGGTCGACAAGATCGGCTTCGTGCGTGACCGCGACGACCAGATCGATGCCATGTACACGTCGCTGTTCCGTGAATTGCTGACCTACATGATGGAGGATCCGCGCAACATCACACCCTGCACGCATCTTCTGTTCTGCGCCAAAAACATCGAGCGCATCGGCGATCACGCCACCAACATCGCCGAAACCATCTATTACATCGTCACTGGCGACCAGATGCCGGCCGAGCGGCCGAAAGGCGACAAGACCGATAAGATAAGTCTTTCCGCGACGCTGCCGGCGAAATGA
- a CDS encoding magnesium and cobalt transport protein CorA: MEYVREFKPAAPTSGIIASSVYTAGRRIADIPIEEAGDWAKKSGHVVWIGLLEPDRDLLLRVQAQFHLHELAIEDAEHPHQRPKLEQYGDALFIVARTAQLIEGRVTFGETHLFVGSGYIVSVRHGPSTSYAAVRQHWESCPHSLAKGEDFVLYAILDFIVDNYMPVLEQIEDEVEAIEDKVLLKPMTGPDIERLYMLRRDLLRLRNAALPLVEVCRRLTSADLPQIHSAMHPLFRDVTDHIRTVQEKIDSLREVLAFAFEASLLVGQSQETAISKKLASWAAILAVPTAFAGIYGMNFTDMPELKMEYGYPMVLATIAAICAVLYWRFRKNGWL, from the coding sequence ATGGAATATGTCCGAGAGTTCAAGCCTGCCGCGCCAACGTCAGGCATCATCGCCTCCAGTGTCTACACCGCCGGGCGGCGTATTGCCGATATTCCGATCGAGGAAGCCGGCGACTGGGCCAAGAAATCGGGACACGTCGTCTGGATCGGGCTGCTCGAACCGGACCGTGACCTTCTGCTGCGCGTCCAGGCACAATTCCATCTGCACGAACTGGCGATCGAGGATGCCGAGCATCCGCACCAGCGGCCGAAGCTCGAGCAATATGGTGACGCGCTGTTCATCGTCGCCCGCACCGCGCAGCTGATCGAAGGACGGGTGACCTTCGGCGAGACGCATCTGTTCGTTGGCTCGGGCTATATCGTCAGCGTCAGGCATGGCCCGTCGACCTCCTACGCCGCCGTTCGCCAGCATTGGGAAAGCTGCCCGCATTCATTGGCCAAGGGCGAGGATTTCGTCCTCTATGCCATTCTCGATTTCATCGTCGACAACTACATGCCCGTTCTCGAGCAGATCGAGGACGAGGTCGAGGCGATCGAAGACAAGGTCCTGCTGAAGCCGATGACCGGTCCCGACATCGAGCGGCTCTATATGCTGCGCCGCGATCTCCTGCGCCTGCGCAACGCGGCGCTGCCGCTGGTGGAAGTCTGCCGCCGGCTGACCAGCGCCGACCTGCCGCAAATCCATTCAGCCATGCACCCGCTGTTTCGCGACGTGACCGACCACATCCGCACTGTCCAGGAAAAGATCGACAGTTTGCGCGAGGTGCTGGCGTTCGCGTTCGAGGCAAGCCTGCTGGTCGGTCAGAGCCAGGAAACGGCGATCTCGAAGAAACTTGCCTCCTGGGCGGCCATTCTGGCCGTGCCGACGGCATTCGCCGGCATCTACGGCATGAACTTCACCGACATGCCGGAACTGAAGATGGAATATGGCTACCCGATGGTGCTGGCGACCATCGCGGCGATCTGCGCGGTTCTCTACTGGCGGTTTCGCAAGAATGGCTGGCTGTAA